The DNA window AAAGAGTCCCTGGCCCCACCccacttcctgcccctcccccctttaGATTGCCTTGGGAAGGTTGAGGGCAACAGCGCTGTCAGTATAGCCTCTATATGTGTCTCTTGTGGGAAAAGACCCCATCTGGGAGCCCCGCTGCTGAGGGCTGGGGCTATCACTCCAGACTACGGGGCCAGGGCAGGACGTCTCCCTTCTCCAGAACCCATTGGCAGAGTCGCAGGGGTGAGACGGGTCTAGGAGAGGTGGTGGAGGTAGGACCCAGCGATGGAAAGCCAGTGAGTAAGAAGGGCTGGAGGCACAGGGCAGGATGCTGCAGGACAGAGGAGAGTCTGCTCAGACGTCATGCACACTAGCTCGGAATCTCTGGGGAATTGATTTCTCCTCCAGTCAGCTCCACAGGCCACCGAGGCAGGGGCATGAATCTAAAGACCTCTGCCCTGAGGAGTCTGAGGTCCTAAGATGAGGGTCTTAGCCCCAGTCAGCCTTCTGAGGAGAAGGGTCCGGGCAGCCCAGAGGAATGTAACCACTGGTGTTGGGGGTCTGAAAAGGGTTTGCAGAGGGGGAGCAGAATTCATTTGCTTTTGTCTGTCACCCGCTctggggacagaggagggagCCATCCCATGGGAACAGCCTGAGAATTCCCACTTCCCCTTAGGAGCCCCCCTTCTCAAGCCCTCCAGATGGTGGTGTGGACAAAAGGCAATAATTAGCATGAGAATCAGCCTCCCTCCCAGAGGATGAGGTCATCGGCCTCGGCCTTGGGTGGGGAGGCGGGGACTGATCTGAGGAGGCCGATCTAAGCCTTAGCAATTCACTTGGCCCAGTGTCTGACTGTGGGAATCTGCATGTGGGGTCTCCCCGTGTCTCAAATATGGGTGTGACCAAGTATATAATATCTGTGGGTATATGGCTGTGTggcttttgtatgacaatggtcACAGTAGAGAATGAGCCTGCAGGGTCAGGACGTGCTACCTCATCTGGGGCTGACACCCTCTCTCCCCCTACCCACCAGGACTCTGCTGGAGGCTGAGAATTCCCGGTTGCAGACACCTAGCCGAAGTTCCCAGGCTTCCCTTGGCTTTCAGGGTAAGAGGCGGAGCCAGCTGCTCCTGGAAGCTCCACCCTTTACTCTTGGAAGATCTTTCCTAAGCAGTACCAATCTAAGTCTTCGATGCACAGCTCCAACTGAACTGATGTGCCCAGTCTAGCCAGTGGGGGGTCAGACAAAATGGCTGGTGTACTCTGGCCAGTGTGAGGGCTGCTCTATGGTGAGGTCAGGACGTACTTACAGTGTTTCTTACTCTGCTTTTCCAGACCCCAAGCTGAAGCTGCATTTCCTTGGGATACCAGAGGACCAGCACCTGGGATCTGTGCTTCCTGTCCTCAGCCCAACACCCCTGCCTTCCCCCTTGCCCGGTACCCTTGAGACGCCCGTGACAACCTTTCTGAAGACCCAGGAATTCCTTCAGGCCCGAACCCCCACCTTGGCCAGCACTCCCATCCCAGCCATGGCTGAGGCTCCCTGTCCAACAAAAGCAGAGGTCAGAGCCCAGGATGCCCCTCTTTCCCTGCTCCAGACACAGGGTGGGAGGCAACAGCGTCCAGAGCCTCTCTGGGCTGAAGCCACAGGGTCTGTTTCCACTGGTGTCCTCCCAGAACTAGAGGAACCTGGGGGCAAGCAGCCTGGCCACTTCCCCGAGGATCCGACCTCCTCAGCCCCATCTCTCAATCCTCATCACCCTGTTTTAGAGGCTAAAGATGGAGAATCCAGTGAGTCTAGAGTATCTAGCATATTCCAGGAAGATGAAGGGCAAAGCTGGGAGGTAGTAGAGAAACAAGCTGCCATAGAAGTAAAATCAGAGAGCAGCTTGGAGCAGGAAACACAAGAAGATGGTCTGGACATGGAAGAAATCCAGGATTCCCAGGGTCCTTTGCAAAAGGAAACCCTGGAGGCTCTAGGAGAGGAGACACTGAtgtctctgaaaatccagagctATGAGACACCAGGGAAGGAGAATAGCAGTTCTCTGAGGTCTATAGACGCGAACCTCGGAACACtaaaaaacccagaaaaagaaaaacaaacattactGAAGTCTTTAGAAGAAAAGGATGTAGAGGCAGAGAAAACTCTAGAAAAGGAGGTTCCTGAACTGTCTAAGCCTTTAGGAAAAGAAGACCCAAGAGTCGAGGAGCAAGAGTTAGTGTCTCCTGAAGGTACACTAGAGGCAGTTTCACTTACAGGAAAGGAAAATTACGAAGTGGTGAGGTCTTCAGGCGAGGAGAACTTAGAGTCATTGACAGCTTTGAAAGAGGAGAGCCAGCATCCGCTGGGATgtccagaggaggaggagcagagggttGAGAGGCTGGTAGAAAAGGAGTGTCTGGAGCCCCTGAGGTCTCTAGATGAGGAGGACCAGGAGACATATAGACCTCTGGAGAAAGAGAATCAGGAGCCGCTCAGGTCTGTAGAAGAGGACCAGAGGGTTGAGAGGCTGATAGAAAAGGAGTGTCTGGAGTCCCTGAGGTCTCTAGATGAGGAGGACCAGAGGATTGTAAAACCTCTAGAAAGAGAGAATCAGGAATCTCTGAAGTCCTTTGATGAAAACCAGGAGACCATTGTACCACTAGAAAGCGAGAACCAGAAGTCACTGAAATCTCTAGAAGCAGAAGAGGAGCAGAGAATTGTGAAACCTCTAGAAAAAGTGAGCCAGGGCTCCATGGGGTCTCTAGAAAAAGAGAATGTAGAGCTCCTGAGGTCTCTAGAAGACAATGACCAGATGACTGAGGGCCTGTTAAAAGAAGAGACTCAGGAGTCCTTGTGGTCTCCTGAAGATAGAAACCAGGAGACCCAGGATTCACAGAGGTCTCTAGAAGAGGAGGACCAGAGGATTATGAATCATCTAGAAAAAGACAACCAGGAGTTCCTGGGGTctctagaagaagaagaacaggTGGCCAagagatctctaggaagagagaaCCATGAACCACTGAGTTGTGTAGAAAAAAAGGACTGGATGACTGAGAGCCTGCTAGACCAAGGAAGTCAGGACTCGGGGAAGTCTCTTGAAGATGAGAACCACGAGACTTTCAGAGCTCTGAAAAAAGAGAATCCAGAGTCCCTGCAACCTCTTGAAGAACAAGACCAAGAGATACAGAGATCTCTCCAACAAGAGACTCAACAGGCACTGAGGTCTGTAGGGGATGACCAGATGGCAGCGAGACCACCAGAAAAGGTGGGTCCAGAGTTTGACCAGGAAATAGTTAGAGCTCTTGAAAAGCAGAACCAAGAGTCCCTGGTGTCACTGGAAGAAAGAAGTGTGGAGGCAGTGACGTCTTCAGAAACAGAGAACACAGACCCGCTGAAGAACGCAACAGGGGACCTGGAAACAGTGAGCTCTATAGATGCTCAAGAGCCATTGTGGTCTGCAGAAGTGACTAGAGAGACAACGAAACCTCTAGAAAATGAAATTCAAGAACCGCTGGAGTATGTGGATGGGAACCAAAAGACCCTGAGACCCCTTGAAGGGGAGACTCAAGAACTGAGCTCTCTGGGCAAGTGGGACCTAGAGGCTGTGGAGTCTCCAGAAGGGATGGCAGAGGGTAGGCAACAGCTGGAAGTGGAAGCGTGCCTAGAGATGGAGGAGCACCAGGAGTCACTGAGGTCTCTGGAAGAGCTGGGGCAGGAGCTGCCTGGGTCTGGAAATCCACAGAGGTGGGAGGATACGGTGGTGGAGAACGGGGCAGTCGAGCAGGACCCACCCCTAGGGAGGACAGGAGTGGGAAGTGAGGATGAGGCAGAGCTGCCCCCGGAAGAAGGTGGGAAAGAAGATGCTGATGAGGAGAGGGAGCAGCAGTTAGATGTCACGGGAGAGGCCTGGAGCCTGGGGAGCTCTGCGCCCACAGAGCAGACGGTCCCTAGTGAGGAAGGAAGCGGAAAAGGGAGTGCTGAGGCCCTCCAGGACCTGGAGAGACAGCCAGAGCAGATGGGGGCCCTAGAGGTCCCGGTAGCTCAGGGAATGCCAGAGGCGACAGAGCCCCTGCTGCAAGGTGAGGATAGAGCCCAAGCAGGTGGACAAGACACCGTGGAGGCTACCCTGGGCTCAGAGGTGGCTACCGGAGCGGCACTGGGGCTAGAGCAGGACGTGGTAGGGTTAGAGGAGCCAAGGCATCTGGCCAGGGCGGAGGCCATTCACCCATCCCTGGGGGAGGAAAGTGTAGAGGCAAAGGTAACTCAGGACTTGGAAGGGCCTGAAAAAGAACCAAAGGAGGCGGGTGCTGCGGAGTCAGAGATCTTTGAATTGCCCAGGACCAGTGACGCTCTGGAATCCAAGGGCTGCCAGGAGTCAGAGCCTGTGGTGGGCTGGGGAGTAGAGGAGGCCTCGGTGGGGACCTCAGACCAGGAGGGCAGTGACGCCCCTCAGCCCAGGCcctcagagacagaggaagatgaGGGTACACCGGCAACACTGGCACCCCCTGGTCCCAAGCTCATGGAACCCCGTTCCCCCCTGCCAGCTCTGGAAGACGCCTGTGAGCTGCAGCCCCAGGCTGAGGGGATCCAGGAAGCGGGGTGGCAGCTGGAAGGTGTGTCAGAAGTACTGGGAAAGGTAGAAGATGAGCAAGAGTTTGGTCTTGGGGAGACCCCTGAGGGCCTCCAGGATTGGGAGGACAGCAGAGAGGAAAGCGAGGCTGATGTGTTAGGGGAAACTCTCCCTGACTCTACTCCCCTGGGCCTCTACCTGAGGTCCCGTGCCTCCCCAAAGTGGGACCTGGGTGGAGAGGCCAGGAAGGAAGGCTGGGGTCCTGCCGTCCTGGCTTCCCAGGGCCTCAGCAGCCCCCCAGGGGAAGAGGAGCAAGGCCGGGACTCTGACCTGTCGTCTGAGGAGTTTGAGGACCTGGGGACTGAGGTCTCTCTTCTCCCAGGGGTTCCCCAGGAGGCGGCAGATCATCTGGGCCAGGTGCCCCCAGTCCTGGAGCCCGAATGCTGGGGTCAGGGGGGGGAGTCTGATGGGTTTGCCGATGAGgaagagagtggggaggagggggagcgAGGAGAGCATGAGGGAGGGGCTGAGTCAGGGGCTCAGTGGTGGGGGCCAGGGCCCTCTGGTGGAGGCGCCACCCAAAGAGGGGACCTCCTGGAACATGAGTCTGTGGGTGTCAGTGGTCCCTGGGACGATGGCCTGAGAGGTGCTACAGCTAATATCTCTGTGGCTGCCCTGGAAACCGAGTCTCAGGACAGTGCTGAGCCTTCTGGGTCAGAGGGGTCTGAGTCTGTTTCCTCAGAGGAGGAGGATCAAGTCCCTGAGCACTTGGATGCACCCCAAGAGGTGACTAGCATGGTCCCAGGGGCAGGAGATACCTTTGGCATTGGTGGCCAGGGCCCCAGCTTGGAGTCAGAGCATGTGAATGGGAGGCTGGAGAATGGGTTAGAGAAGTCTGAGGAGCAGGGAGACGTGGATTGGGGTCAGGATCAAGGACACCTTTTACAGGAACAGGAAGCGGGTACTCTAAAGGCTCCTTTGGTGGGGTCCCCTGTGCACCTAGACCCAAGCCAGTCCCTGGAGTTCCCTCGGAGTGGAGTAGATGGAGATTCCTGGTCCTCAGGGGAAGACTAGAGGGTGCTCCTGTGGCGCTGAGgactaatggtgtgtgtgtgtgtgtggggggtcccTTCCTGATCTGGGCCAGCATCCTCAGCTTTGATAGCTTGATCTGTGGTGTCTGTC is part of the Peromyscus eremicus chromosome 6, PerEre_H2_v1, whole genome shotgun sequence genome and encodes:
- the Nes gene encoding nestin, producing MEGCVGEESFQLWELNRRLEAYLTRVKTLEEQNQLLSAELGGLRAQSGDASWRARADDELAALRVLVDQRWREKHEAEVQRDNLAEELEGVAGRCQQMRLARERTSEEAACSRRALEAEKSAQGWLSSRAAELERELEALRAAHEEERAHLNAQAACAPRRLPAPPRGAPARAPEVEELARRLGEAWRGAVRDYQERVAHMESSLGQARERLGRAVRGAREGRLELQQLQAERDGLQERREALEQRLEGRWQDRLQATEKFQLAVEALEQEKQGLQNQIAQILEGGQQLAHLKMSLSLEVATYRTLLEAENSRLQTPSRSSQASLGFQDPKLKLHFLGIPEDQHLGSVLPVLSPTPLPSPLPGTLETPVTTFLKTQEFLQARTPTLASTPIPAMAEAPCPTKAEVRAQDAPLSLLQTQGGRQQRPEPLWAEATGSVSTGVLPELEEPGGKQPGHFPEDPTSSAPSLNPHHPVLEAKDGESSESRVSSIFQEDEGQSWEVVEKQAAIEVKSESSLEQETQEDGLDMEEIQDSQGPLQKETLEALGEETLMSLKIQSYETPGKENSSSLRSIDANLGTLKNPEKEKQTLLKSLEEKDVEAEKTLEKEVPELSKPLGKEDPRVEEQELVSPEGTLEAVSLTGKENYEVVRSSGEENLESLTALKEESQHPLGCPEEEEQRVERLVEKECLEPLRSLDEEDQETYRPLEKENQEPLRSVEEDQRVERLIEKECLESLRSLDEEDQRIVKPLERENQESLKSFDENQETIVPLESENQKSLKSLEAEEEQRIVKPLEKVSQGSMGSLEKENVELLRSLEDNDQMTEGLLKEETQESLWSPEDRNQETQDSQRSLEEEDQRIMNHLEKDNQEFLGSLEEEEQVAKRSLGRENHEPLSCVEKKDWMTESLLDQGSQDSGKSLEDENHETFRALKKENPESLQPLEEQDQEIQRSLQQETQQALRSVGDDQMAARPPEKVGPEFDQEIVRALEKQNQESLVSLEERSVEAVTSSETENTDPLKNATGDLETVSSIDAQEPLWSAEVTRETTKPLENEIQEPLEYVDGNQKTLRPLEGETQELSSLGKWDLEAVESPEGMAEGRQQLEVEACLEMEEHQESLRSLEELGQELPGSGNPQRWEDTVVENGAVEQDPPLGRTGVGSEDEAELPPEEGGKEDADEEREQQLDVTGEAWSLGSSAPTEQTVPSEEGSGKGSAEALQDLERQPEQMGALEVPVAQGMPEATEPLLQGEDRAQAGGQDTVEATLGSEVATGAALGLEQDVVGLEEPRHLARAEAIHPSLGEESVEAKVTQDLEGPEKEPKEAGAAESEIFELPRTSDALESKGCQESEPVVGWGVEEASVGTSDQEGSDAPQPRPSETEEDEGTPATLAPPGPKLMEPRSPLPALEDACELQPQAEGIQEAGWQLEGVSEVLGKVEDEQEFGLGETPEGLQDWEDSREESEADVLGETLPDSTPLGLYLRSRASPKWDLGGEARKEGWGPAVLASQGLSSPPGEEEQGRDSDLSSEEFEDLGTEVSLLPGVPQEAADHLGQVPPVLEPECWGQGGESDGFADEEESGEEGERGEHEGGAESGAQWWGPGPSGGGATQRGDLLEHESVGVSGPWDDGLRGATANISVAALETESQDSAEPSGSEGSESVSSEEEDQVPEHLDAPQEVTSMVPGAGDTFGIGGQGPSLESEHVNGRLENGLEKSEEQGDVDWGQDQGHLLQEQEAGTLKAPLVGSPVHLDPSQSLEFPRSGVDGDSWSSGED